The following coding sequences are from one Salinicoccus sp. Bachu38 window:
- a CDS encoding thioredoxin family protein, with protein sequence MTLEHWYDQAMTAETYIEDMEKHKENLQKVYDEFQIPDDENFFRRLENRKLRVIAITEDWCGDAMMNIPILLHLAEKSHTEVRMLLRDSNLELMDQYLTNGKSRSIPIFIFIDEDGEEVTHWGPRAETVQQAVGQLMSGLPEKGSPEYDAAFKEAIQTLTSRFKSDETFWQATYESIKEKTEQKL encoded by the coding sequence ATGACGCTCGAACATTGGTATGACCAAGCGATGACAGCAGAAACGTATATAGAAGATATGGAAAAGCACAAAGAGAATCTGCAGAAGGTGTACGATGAATTTCAGATTCCGGATGACGAAAACTTCTTCCGGCGTCTGGAAAACAGGAAGCTCCGTGTCATCGCCATCACCGAAGACTGGTGCGGTGACGCCATGATGAACATACCCATACTGCTTCATCTGGCTGAAAAGAGCCATACCGAAGTACGCATGCTACTGAGGGACAGCAACCTGGAGCTGATGGACCAGTATCTGACAAACGGCAAATCCCGTTCCATACCGATCTTCATTTTCATCGATGAGGATGGTGAAGAAGTGACGCACTGGGGTCCCCGTGCAGAAACAGTGCAGCAGGCAGTCGGCCAGCTGATGTCCGGATTGCCGGAGAAGGGCTCACCGGAGTACGATGCGGCATTCAAGGAAGCCATCCAGACGCTGACATCCCGCTTTAAAAGTGATGAGACATTCTGGCAGGCGACATATGAAAGCATAAAAGAGAAGACCGAGCAGAAACTGTAG
- a CDS encoding prenyltransferase encodes MAGQESYSFRGIGMLMRVVAVVTSSIATIISTVLPLAFGYDVSKFNLFLLFILLVIGGLLVHGVLTHVFNDITDFKSGTDQESPGLLSGGSRVLQTGTMTLGMLKRIGLVVTAILVIAAALFILFGQVELAILCMVGLWGAASYSLQPFRFAYRPFLGEWLSLFPSLLMLGLAAPWIMLDHIPAWAWQNALINAIWCMAWVMIHHIPDIRADRQAAPVKETSVVWSVKRFGMNRAGLPALIYLGLVGLIALSMIWDRPVGAIGTLLMLGYGIYLVLRMQVRDVEQVTAYEKVLLLLAMATAIWLGLFPDM; translated from the coding sequence ATGGCAGGACAGGAATCATACAGTTTCAGGGGGATCGGGATGCTCATGCGGGTGGTTGCAGTTGTGACATCGAGCATCGCAACAATCATATCGACGGTACTTCCCCTGGCATTCGGCTACGACGTATCGAAATTCAATCTTTTTCTATTATTTATTCTGCTTGTCATCGGAGGACTTCTCGTCCACGGCGTGCTCACCCACGTATTCAATGACATCACCGATTTCAAGTCGGGCACCGACCAGGAAAGCCCGGGACTGCTGTCGGGAGGCAGCCGGGTGCTGCAGACCGGCACCATGACACTTGGCATGCTGAAGCGGATCGGTCTCGTCGTGACGGCGATACTGGTGATTGCTGCAGCATTGTTCATCCTATTCGGTCAGGTGGAGCTCGCCATCCTGTGCATGGTCGGACTATGGGGGGCGGCGTCATATTCCCTGCAACCTTTCAGGTTTGCATACCGCCCTTTCCTCGGTGAATGGCTGAGCCTTTTTCCTTCCCTCCTGATGCTTGGCCTTGCAGCACCATGGATCATGCTGGATCACATTCCTGCCTGGGCATGGCAGAATGCATTGATCAACGCAATCTGGTGCATGGCATGGGTCATGATCCATCATATTCCGGATATTCGGGCTGATAGACAGGCAGCTCCGGTGAAGGAGACGAGTGTCGTATGGTCGGTGAAGCGTTTTGGAATGAACCGTGCGGGCCTGCCCGCCCTGATCTATCTCGGCCTCGTCGGGCTGATTGCACTGTCCATGATATGGGATCGTCCGGTGGGCGCCATCGGTACACTGCTCATGCTTGGTTATGGCATCTATCTCGTCCTCCGGATGCAGGTGCGGGATGTCGAACAGGTGACGGCCTATGAAAAAGTGCTACTTCTGCTGGCGATGGCGACAGCAATATGGCTGGGACTGTTTCCGGATATGTAA
- a CDS encoding M15 family metallopeptidase, with amino-acid sequence MKKNIRFLSLLLFTLLAVPAFTLAGFNTASADQWSQSTYEDGQPQGLHPVVAERAEILRQRAAAIGIVIRFTDGFRSFEEQDRLYAQGRTEPGYIVTNAQGGQSYHNYGLAVDYALEVGPHVIWDIEYDGNGNSRSDWFEVAQIAKELGFTWGGDWESFRDYPHLQMDFGYSLYNLQTGNHYLY; translated from the coding sequence ATGAAGAAGAACATCAGATTCCTATCACTGCTGCTTTTCACTCTGCTGGCTGTGCCCGCCTTCACATTGGCAGGCTTCAACACTGCTTCGGCCGACCAGTGGAGCCAGAGTACATATGAGGATGGCCAGCCGCAGGGGCTGCATCCTGTCGTTGCCGAACGCGCAGAAATCCTGAGGCAGAGGGCCGCTGCAATCGGCATCGTCATCAGGTTCACAGATGGCTTCCGTTCTTTCGAAGAGCAGGACAGGCTCTATGCACAGGGACGCACGGAACCTGGATATATCGTTACAAACGCCCAAGGCGGACAATCCTATCATAACTACGGCCTTGCGGTCGATTATGCGCTTGAAGTGGGACCCCATGTCATCTGGGACATCGAGTATGATGGTAACGGCAACAGCAGATCCGACTGGTTCGAAGTTGCACAGATTGCCAAGGAACTCGGATTCACCTGGGGTGGCGACTGGGAAAGTTTCAGGGACTATCCCCATCTCCAGATGGATTTCGGATATTCACTGTACAACCTTCAGACCGGCAACCATTACCTATACTGA
- a CDS encoding NAD(P)H-hydrate dehydratase: MKIVKRDEMLNIERFAIEEIGISGAVLMEIAGNQVADEIIRSYPDRSLPITILVGSGNNGGDGFVIARRLFDAGYNPAAWLLVDPEKLQGDALVQYRIHTARQLPLHSIEEGLARLDEDLASSEAVIDAMLGTGISGAVREPFNHIIEMVNGHGAHVFAVDLPSGLDCDTGRVENVAIRADETFTFALPKRGFFLQDGPSVIGRLEVKDISVPGTLADRLGMELPELITEQLAVQALPGRPQFGHKGTFGHALVIGGSKPFVGAPLYSAHAAYNTGAGLVTLAIPEEIYPVIAGQNQLALIRTLPGAEGHFNGEGVEADLFEKVGAVAVGPGLGRFDAGEAFIEEIMEHLDDQPIIIDADGLYHVKDRLEMLSRYRGAVILTPHPGEMATLTGRTVADIEADRITVAEDFARKYQVHLVLKGHRTIIATPEGTWVNPHGNDALAKGGSGDVLTGMIASFLAQGAGAAEAMQAAVYVHAASGERAAQKYSHYGVTPGNIIETGKEMLKEMEGKK; this comes from the coding sequence ATGAAAATTGTGAAGCGGGATGAAATGCTCAACATCGAACGGTTTGCGATAGAGGAGATCGGCATTTCCGGTGCAGTCCTGATGGAGATTGCCGGCAACCAGGTTGCAGACGAGATCATACGGTCGTATCCGGACCGGTCTCTGCCGATCACCATACTGGTCGGCAGCGGGAATAATGGCGGTGATGGATTCGTCATTGCCAGGCGGCTGTTCGATGCAGGGTACAACCCGGCAGCCTGGCTGCTTGTGGATCCAGAAAAACTGCAGGGGGACGCGCTGGTGCAATACCGGATACATACTGCCCGTCAGCTGCCCCTCCATTCCATTGAAGAGGGACTGGCGCGCCTGGACGAGGATCTTGCCTCGTCTGAAGCGGTTATCGATGCGATGCTCGGCACCGGCATTTCGGGTGCGGTGAGGGAGCCGTTCAACCACATCATCGAAATGGTCAACGGCCACGGGGCGCATGTGTTCGCGGTCGATCTGCCGTCGGGTCTCGACTGTGATACCGGACGTGTGGAAAATGTGGCGATACGGGCAGATGAGACGTTTACATTCGCATTGCCGAAGCGCGGTTTCTTCCTGCAGGACGGTCCATCGGTCATCGGCCGGTTGGAAGTGAAGGATATTTCCGTACCCGGAACACTGGCCGACAGGCTCGGCATGGAACTGCCGGAACTGATCACGGAGCAGTTGGCTGTACAGGCACTTCCGGGAAGGCCGCAATTCGGGCACAAGGGGACTTTCGGCCATGCGCTGGTCATCGGGGGATCGAAGCCATTTGTCGGGGCTCCGCTCTACAGCGCCCACGCTGCATACAATACCGGTGCCGGCCTCGTGACACTGGCAATACCTGAAGAGATATACCCGGTCATCGCCGGACAGAACCAGCTGGCACTCATCCGGACGCTGCCGGGTGCTGAGGGGCACTTCAATGGAGAAGGCGTGGAAGCAGACCTCTTTGAAAAGGTGGGTGCAGTTGCCGTCGGGCCCGGGCTGGGACGGTTTGATGCAGGTGAAGCATTCATTGAAGAAATCATGGAGCATCTGGATGACCAGCCGATCATCATCGATGCAGACGGGCTGTATCATGTGAAGGATCGGCTCGAGATGCTGTCCCGGTACAGAGGGGCGGTCATCCTCACTCCGCACCCTGGCGAGATGGCCACCCTCACAGGACGGACGGTCGCCGATATTGAAGCGGACCGGATCACTGTTGCGGAGGACTTCGCGAGGAAGTATCAGGTACACCTCGTTCTGAAGGGGCACCGTACGATCATTGCGACCCCTGAAGGCACCTGGGTGAACCCGCATGGCAATGATGCCCTTGCGAAAGGTGGAAGCGGAGATGTCCTGACCGGCATGATCGCCTCCTTCCTCGCCCAGGGGGCCGGGGCGGCCGAAGCGATGCAGGCTGCGGTATACGTCCATGCCGCTTCAGGCGAACGGGCGGCACAGAAATACTCCCACTATGGCGTGACGCCGGGGAATATCATCGAAACAGGCAAGGAGATGCTCAAGGAAATGGAGGGGAAAAAGTGA
- a CDS encoding alanine racemase: MHYSELDTPALLIDRETVRDNIVRMQRFADGNGVKLRPHTKTHKMSALAEWQVEAGARGVTVAKVGEAEVMAQAGIDDIFIANQIVGRRKIERIRALSGSVDISFGIDSIHHVEEIDSIFEGSGQKAQVSVEIEVGEKRSGVIEADDFKKLLDAIGRAQNVHFKGVFSHDGHTYKAENTVACRALYEESAHRTLGFAQLAQDMGMAPEVVSIGSTPPFMLGFDIPEGITEIRPGTYILMDAGQSNVIGTYAHCAASILTTVISKPTHERVITDVGAKGITMQTRTKGITRTEGLGLIREYEGVHIDSVFDEHAIIYDEAFNQKVEIGEKVQIIPNHICPVSNLYDTAWLISDGEVQEEIKIDARGRLQ, from the coding sequence ATGCATTATTCAGAGCTTGATACACCGGCACTTCTGATCGACAGGGAAACGGTCCGGGACAATATTGTACGGATGCAGCGTTTTGCCGATGGGAACGGAGTGAAGCTGCGCCCGCATACAAAGACGCATAAGATGTCGGCGCTCGCAGAATGGCAGGTGGAAGCGGGAGCCCGGGGCGTTACTGTGGCCAAAGTGGGCGAAGCGGAAGTCATGGCACAGGCGGGCATTGATGATATATTCATCGCCAACCAGATCGTCGGCCGAAGGAAGATCGAGCGCATAAGGGCGCTTTCAGGATCTGTCGATATTTCATTCGGCATCGACAGCATCCACCACGTGGAGGAAATAGACAGTATCTTTGAGGGCAGTGGCCAGAAAGCGCAGGTGAGCGTGGAAATTGAAGTGGGCGAAAAGCGTTCCGGCGTCATTGAAGCGGATGATTTCAAAAAGCTGCTGGATGCCATCGGCAGAGCGCAGAATGTACACTTCAAAGGGGTCTTCTCTCATGACGGGCATACATATAAGGCGGAAAATACCGTAGCCTGCAGGGCGCTTTATGAAGAGAGTGCCCATCGCACACTCGGCTTTGCACAGCTTGCCCAGGATATGGGCATGGCCCCCGAAGTGGTCAGCATCGGTTCCACGCCGCCCTTCATGCTGGGCTTCGACATTCCGGAGGGCATCACCGAAATACGGCCGGGCACCTATATCCTGATGGATGCCGGCCAGTCGAATGTCATCGGCACGTATGCGCATTGTGCCGCATCGATACTGACGACCGTCATCAGCAAACCGACACACGAGCGTGTCATTACGGATGTCGGGGCGAAAGGCATCACCATGCAGACAAGGACAAAAGGCATCACCCGCACCGAAGGGCTTGGCCTCATCCGGGAATATGAAGGCGTCCATATAGACAGCGTGTTCGATGAACATGCCATCATATACGATGAAGCGTTCAATCAGAAGGTGGAAATCGGAGAGAAGGTGCAGATCATACCGAACCACATCTGTCCGGTGTCGAATCTGTATGATACGGCCTGGCTCATATCGGACGGTGAAGTGCAGGAAGAGATCAAGATCGATGCCAGGGGCAGACTGCAATAG
- the sufB gene encoding Fe-S cluster assembly protein SufB → MAKQAPEVGDYKYGFHDEDVSIFRSDRGLTEEIVREISKMKEEPEWMLDFRLKALKHFYKTPMPTWGGDLSELNFDEITYYVKPSEQSERSWDEVPEEIKRTFDKLGIPEAEQKYLAGVSAQYESEVVYHNMEQDLEDKGVIFKDTDSALRENEDLFREYWATVIPPTDNKFAALNSAVWSGGSFIYCPPGVKLDTPLQAYFRINSENMGQFERTLIICDEGSSVHYVEGCTAPVYTTNSLHSAVVEIIVKKDAYCRYTTIQNWANNVYNLVTKRTFVDANGTMEWVDGNIGSKITMKYPAVFLKGEGARGMTLSIALAGKGQLQDAGAKMIHLAPNTSSTIVSKSIAKQGGKVSYRGQVHFGRKADGARSNIECDTLIMDNDSTSDTIPYNEILNDNISLEHEAKVSKVSEEQLFYLMSRGIGEEEATEMIVMGFIEPFTKELPMEYAVEMNRLISFEMEGSIG, encoded by the coding sequence ATGGCTAAACAAGCACCAGAAGTCGGCGATTACAAATATGGTTTCCACGATGAAGACGTATCCATTTTCCGTTCCGACCGCGGCCTTACTGAAGAAATTGTACGTGAAATTTCCAAAATGAAAGAAGAGCCGGAATGGATGCTCGACTTCAGACTCAAAGCGCTGAAACATTTCTATAAAACACCTATGCCTACATGGGGCGGCGACCTCTCAGAACTCAACTTCGATGAAATCACATACTATGTAAAACCTTCTGAGCAGTCTGAACGCTCCTGGGACGAAGTACCGGAAGAGATCAAGCGTACTTTCGACAAGCTTGGCATTCCGGAAGCTGAGCAGAAATATCTCGCAGGTGTTTCCGCACAGTACGAATCAGAAGTGGTCTACCACAACATGGAGCAGGACTTGGAAGACAAAGGTGTCATCTTCAAGGATACAGACTCCGCACTTCGTGAAAATGAAGATCTGTTCAGGGAATACTGGGCGACAGTCATCCCACCGACAGACAACAAGTTCGCTGCACTCAACTCGGCTGTATGGTCCGGCGGATCATTCATCTATTGCCCGCCAGGTGTGAAACTCGATACACCACTGCAGGCATACTTCCGTATCAACTCCGAGAACATGGGACAGTTCGAGCGTACACTGATCATCTGTGATGAAGGATCAAGCGTACACTATGTAGAGGGCTGTACTGCACCGGTCTATACGACGAATTCGCTGCACTCCGCTGTTGTTGAAATCATCGTCAAGAAGGATGCATATTGCCGTTACACGACGATCCAGAACTGGGCAAACAACGTGTACAACCTTGTCACAAAGCGTACGTTCGTTGATGCGAACGGTACGATGGAATGGGTCGATGGCAATATCGGTTCCAAGATCACGATGAAATATCCGGCAGTATTCCTCAAAGGTGAAGGTGCACGTGGCATGACACTGTCAATCGCACTCGCAGGCAAAGGGCAGCTGCAGGATGCCGGAGCAAAAATGATCCACCTTGCTCCAAACACATCATCCACAATTGTTTCCAAGTCCATCGCCAAGCAGGGTGGTAAAGTGTCCTACAGGGGACAGGTTCACTTCGGCAGAAAAGCGGATGGCGCACGTTCCAACATCGAATGTGACACGCTCATCATGGACAACGACTCCACTTCAGATACGATTCCTTACAATGAGATCCTGAACGACAACATCTCACTGGAACACGAAGCAAAAGTTTCCAAAGTATCAGAAGAGCAACTCTTCTATCTCATGAGCCGCGGCATCGGAGAAGAGGAAGCGACGGAAATGATCGTAATGGGCTTCATCGAGCCATTCACGAAAGAATTGCCAATGGAATATGCGGTCGAAATGAACCGTCTGATCTCCTTCGAAATGGAAGGTTCCATCGGTTAA
- a CDS encoding VLRF1 family aeRF1-type release factor → MTMTKDIRRIKAKTDDIGILTLYLNTDASESRQNGEWKIHLKNGMKELKDQVKDSENPEEKKALKKLLDQAETRIQEQQLNMQKSYFLTASVDGKLWEEKILQVPVTTSFHWSTEAQTGQLEALDQKFPETGIIVIQQRNVTFIETALGEILEEKHFSWDLDREDWVDYDKATPPVDRATGKDEFQRRFDENRQRWYKNLVPRLSKEIKERNLNGAYLVGSRESVAELEPHMSQAHLNGTITKNLGPMPSHEIVKEVYDTLI, encoded by the coding sequence ATGACTATGACAAAAGACATCAGAAGGATTAAAGCGAAAACGGATGACATCGGTATCCTCACTTTGTATTTGAATACTGACGCCAGTGAAAGCCGACAGAACGGAGAATGGAAGATCCACCTGAAAAATGGCATGAAGGAATTGAAGGACCAGGTGAAGGACAGTGAAAATCCGGAGGAGAAAAAGGCGCTGAAAAAACTTCTGGACCAGGCGGAAACGCGCATCCAGGAGCAGCAGCTGAACATGCAGAAAAGCTATTTCCTCACCGCTTCGGTTGATGGAAAGCTATGGGAGGAGAAAATCCTCCAGGTGCCCGTAACCACCTCTTTCCATTGGAGCACGGAAGCGCAGACCGGGCAACTGGAAGCACTTGACCAGAAGTTTCCAGAAACGGGAATCATCGTCATCCAGCAAAGGAATGTGACTTTCATAGAGACGGCCCTCGGAGAAATACTTGAGGAAAAACACTTCAGCTGGGACCTTGACCGGGAGGACTGGGTGGACTATGACAAGGCCACCCCACCAGTGGACAGGGCGACAGGCAAAGATGAATTCCAAAGGCGTTTTGATGAGAACAGGCAGCGCTGGTACAAGAACCTTGTTCCGCGCCTGTCAAAAGAAATAAAAGAGCGCAACTTGAACGGTGCATATCTCGTCGGCAGCAGGGAATCGGTTGCTGAACTCGAACCGCACATGAGCCAGGCACATCTGAATGGAACGATTACGAAGAATCTTGGACCGATGCCGAGCCATGAAATTGTAAAGGAAGTATACGACACCTTGATATAG
- a CDS encoding EamA family transporter, which produces METDSKHIRGLIFVLLGATLWGVGGTASDFIFKNTPVTVEWYVAFRLTVSGIILLFAYWLFSRKQQPVRMDRRTLGMLIIYSLLGMTMVQYSFMAAIGYGNAAIATVLQYTGPIYIILWLIIRKYSKWTIADAFIIIGMVAGVVLLATDGNLSRLIVSPPALVWGLISGVALAYYTLHAQVLLYRLHPLQLVGGSMLIGGIAMNFIHPIWRFDFNFDWTAGLVAILLFSVLLGTTLAFLLYISSLKHISSKEAGILGTMEPASAVISSVLWLNISMGWYQIIGIIIILGVAIYISVGRKDKEKK; this is translated from the coding sequence ATGGAAACGGATTCGAAACATATCAGAGGACTGATATTTGTACTGCTGGGCGCGACATTATGGGGCGTCGGAGGTACGGCTTCAGACTTCATCTTCAAGAACACGCCTGTCACTGTGGAATGGTATGTGGCCTTCCGCCTGACAGTAAGTGGCATCATCCTGCTTTTTGCATACTGGCTGTTTTCACGGAAGCAGCAGCCGGTCCGGATGGACCGCCGTACCCTTGGCATGCTGATCATCTATAGTCTGCTCGGCATGACGATGGTGCAGTATTCATTCATGGCGGCAATCGGCTATGGGAATGCTGCGATTGCGACGGTACTCCAGTATACTGGACCGATCTATATCATCCTGTGGCTGATCATCCGCAAGTACTCGAAATGGACGATCGCCGACGCCTTCATCATCATCGGCATGGTTGCGGGAGTCGTGCTGCTTGCCACGGACGGCAATCTTTCGAGGCTCATCGTATCGCCACCCGCCCTCGTATGGGGTCTGATATCAGGTGTTGCACTTGCATACTATACATTGCACGCCCAGGTACTCCTGTATCGGCTGCACCCGCTTCAACTCGTCGGTGGATCGATGCTCATCGGGGGTATTGCGATGAATTTCATCCATCCCATCTGGAGGTTTGATTTCAACTTCGACTGGACGGCCGGACTCGTCGCCATCCTGCTCTTCTCCGTTCTGCTCGGGACGACGCTTGCTTTCCTTCTATACATAAGCAGCCTGAAGCATATCTCCTCGAAGGAGGCCGGGATCCTGGGTACGATGGAACCCGCCTCGGCAGTCATAAGCTCGGTTTTGTGGCTCAATATCAGCATGGGGTGGTATCAGATCATCGGCATCATCATCATCCTCGGGGTTGCCATCTATATTTCCGTCGGACGCAAGGACAAGGAGAAAAAATAA
- the cyoE gene encoding heme o synthase, which produces MPTESKLLSFLTDMKYLLKGKVLIANVLPVFTAYWLALHFSGARFMDHLGLFLLTMAGSTLVISGALMLNNWYESDLDTKMERTRNRPTVTGAFPLRAVLWAGSITTVIGLSIMMFTTYEAAAYSFLGWFFYVVLYTFWSKRKYTLNTIIGSISGAFTPLIGWAVITPADHIVPVALFYLLFIWQIPHTLAIAIKRLEDYTRAGVPMLPVVSGIGVTIRQIIVYVIVLLPLPFILIGPLGWIFFTFALALTLGWTILVAMGPKTKDKKVWAQMNVRYSILYLVLILLAMIILTAF; this is translated from the coding sequence ATGCCAACTGAATCAAAACTCCTCAGCTTTCTGACCGATATGAAATACCTGCTGAAGGGCAAAGTGCTGATAGCCAATGTACTCCCCGTCTTCACTGCCTACTGGCTCGCACTCCATTTCAGCGGCGCACGCTTCATGGACCACCTGGGTCTTTTCCTGCTGACGATGGCGGGCAGCACCCTCGTCATCTCCGGTGCCCTGATGCTGAACAACTGGTATGAAAGCGACCTCGATACGAAAATGGAAAGGACACGGAACCGGCCAACGGTGACAGGCGCCTTTCCACTCCGCGCCGTCCTATGGGCAGGGAGCATCACGACGGTCATCGGCCTTTCCATCATGATGTTCACCACATACGAAGCCGCTGCCTATTCATTCCTCGGCTGGTTCTTCTATGTTGTCCTCTACACCTTCTGGTCAAAACGGAAATATACATTGAATACCATCATCGGCAGCATTTCCGGTGCGTTCACCCCCCTGATCGGGTGGGCCGTCATCACGCCCGCAGACCATATCGTGCCGGTCGCCCTGTTCTATCTGTTGTTCATCTGGCAGATACCGCATACACTGGCAATCGCAATAAAGCGGCTGGAGGACTACACACGGGCCGGCGTACCCATGCTGCCGGTGGTGAGCGGCATCGGTGTGACGATCCGGCAGATCATCGTCTACGTGATTGTACTCCTGCCCCTCCCGTTCATTCTGATTGGCCCGTTGGGTTGGATTTTCTTCACTTTTGCCCTCGCCTTGACCCTCGGCTGGACCATTCTCGTAGCAATGGGGCCGAAGACAAAGGATAAGAAGGTATGGGCGCAGATGAACGTGCGCTATTCGATCCTCTACCTGGTCCTGATACTGTTGGCAATGATCATTCTGACTGCCTTTTAG
- a CDS encoding MFS transporter, whose product MSDTYKERLWTKDFIFTSTANLVLMLSMYLLLVTMATYAMDTYGASVSMGGFVSSIFILGALFGRLYGGKQIATVGNRKMLLIGTVSVLVATALYFLPLGIYPLMLLRFLHGAALGLATTATSTIVSQLIPTSRSGEGIGYFSLSVVMATAIGPLIGVMLLTQYGFNSIFLFSLIMALLSLGLTVTLRPPEVEAEKDRKGFRITDYFEARALPISIAMFVLALAYSGILSYVTEYASEIDLVEAGSFFFLIYGMSVLLSRPFTGRLMDQRGANVVVYPALVSFAAGMLMLSQAGAGWMFLAAAVFMGLGYGNFQSIAQALAVKLTPHHRMGLANSTYFIALDLGLGLGPLILGYIVPLSGYRGMYLSLVVVILFGIAVYHLMHGRKDKEVARGGNAS is encoded by the coding sequence ATGAGTGATACATACAAGGAAAGACTATGGACGAAGGACTTCATCTTCACATCGACAGCCAATCTGGTGCTCATGCTGTCGATGTATCTGCTGCTCGTCACGATGGCGACATATGCCATGGATACCTATGGTGCCTCCGTCAGCATGGGAGGGTTCGTCTCCAGCATCTTCATCCTCGGCGCCCTCTTCGGCCGCCTCTATGGCGGAAAGCAGATTGCCACGGTCGGCAACAGGAAGATGCTTCTGATCGGGACGGTATCCGTATTAGTGGCAACGGCACTCTATTTTCTGCCGCTCGGCATCTATCCGCTCATGCTGCTCAGATTTCTGCACGGGGCGGCACTTGGACTGGCGACGACGGCGACAAGCACGATCGTGTCGCAGCTCATCCCGACTTCAAGGAGTGGCGAAGGCATCGGTTACTTCAGCCTGAGTGTGGTCATGGCCACAGCCATCGGCCCATTGATCGGGGTGATGCTTCTGACACAGTATGGCTTCAACAGTATCTTCCTCTTCTCCCTCATCATGGCCCTCCTCAGCCTTGGACTCACCGTGACCCTCAGGCCACCTGAAGTCGAAGCCGAAAAGGACAGGAAAGGCTTCAGAATCACGGACTATTTCGAGGCGCGTGCACTTCCGATATCCATCGCAATGTTCGTGCTGGCACTCGCCTATTCCGGCATACTGTCATACGTGACCGAGTATGCATCCGAAATCGACCTGGTGGAGGCGGGCAGCTTCTTCTTCCTCATCTATGGCATGTCGGTGCTGCTTTCACGTCCATTCACCGGCCGCCTGATGGACCAGAGGGGCGCCAATGTCGTCGTTTATCCGGCGCTTGTTTCATTCGCAGCCGGAATGCTGATGCTCAGCCAGGCGGGAGCAGGATGGATGTTCCTCGCTGCAGCGGTCTTCATGGGACTGGGGTATGGGAATTTCCAGTCCATCGCCCAGGCACTCGCGGTCAAACTGACACCGCATCATCGCATGGGTCTCGCCAACTCCACCTATTTCATCGCACTGGATCTTGGCCTTGGGCTCGGACCGCTGATTCTCGGATATATCGTCCCCCTTTCCGGCTATCGCGGGATGTATCTATCGCTTGTTGTGGTCATCCTGTTCGGAATCGCCGTCTATCATCTCATGCATGGGAGGAAGGATAAAGAGGTTGCCAGGGGTGGCAATGCGTCCTGA
- a CDS encoding M15 family metallopeptidase, giving the protein MFKQIMPLSMMFFSLWAASGILFTDAGTAASDDKEKEEREEQEVLDFDELPEEIHPEVEEKAETLVEKAKEEDIDIKITDDFRSIKEQDGLFNKGRTFPGQIVTNAKGGESYHNYGLAIDYALEVDGKVIWDVGYDGNDNGASDWFEVADIAKDLGFEWGGDWDGFKDYPHLEMNFDYSIRELQKEYRDLP; this is encoded by the coding sequence ATGTTCAAACAGATAATGCCGCTATCCATGATGTTTTTCAGCCTGTGGGCAGCATCCGGGATTCTTTTCACGGACGCAGGCACCGCCGCATCCGACGATAAAGAGAAAGAAGAAAGAGAAGAACAAGAGGTGCTCGACTTTGACGAACTGCCGGAGGAAATCCATCCAGAGGTTGAAGAGAAAGCCGAGACACTCGTCGAAAAGGCTAAAGAAGAAGATATAGATATAAAAATCACTGATGATTTCCGTTCCATAAAGGAACAGGATGGACTCTTCAATAAAGGCAGGACTTTCCCCGGCCAGATCGTTACAAATGCCAAAGGTGGCGAATCCTATCATAACTATGGACTGGCGATCGACTATGCGCTGGAAGTCGACGGCAAGGTCATCTGGGATGTTGGATACGATGGCAATGACAACGGCGCGTCCGACTGGTTCGAAGTCGCAGACATCGCCAAGGACCTCGGCTTCGAGTGGGGCGGCGACTGGGACGGCTTCAAGGACTATCCTCACCTCGAAATGAACTTCGACTACTCCATCCGTGAACTGCAGAAAGAATATCGTGACCTTCCATAA